A window from Odocoileus virginianus isolate 20LAN1187 ecotype Illinois chromosome 24, Ovbor_1.2, whole genome shotgun sequence encodes these proteins:
- the NABP2 gene encoding SOSS complex subunit B1 has protein sequence MTTETFVKDIKPGLKNLNLIFIVLETGRVTKTKDGHEVRTCKVADKTGSINISVWDDVGNLIQPGDIIRLTKGYASVFKGCLTLYTGRGGDLQKIGEFCMVYSEVPNFSEPNPEYSAQQAPNKTVQNDSGPAAPQPTTGPPAASPASESQNGNGLSTPTGPGGGPHPPHTPSHPPSTRITRSQPNHAPAGAPGPSSNAVSNGKETRRSSKR, from the exons ATGACGACGGAGACCTTCGTGAAGGATATCAAGCCCGGGCTCAAGAATCTGAACCTCATCTTCATTGTGCTGGAGACAG GCCGAGTGACCAAGACAAAGGACGGACACGAGGTTCGGACCTGCAAAGTAGCCGACAAAACCGGCAGCATCAACATATCCGTCTGGGACGACGTGGGCAACCTGATCCAGCCTGGGGACATTATCCGGCTCACCAAAGG GTACGCGTCAGTGTTCAAAGGTTGTCTGACGTTGTACACTGGCCGTGGGGGTGATCTTCAGAAGATTGGAGA ATTCTGTATGGTTTATTCTGAGGTTCCTAACTTCAGTGAGCCCAACCCAGAATACAGCGCCCAGCAGGCACCCAACAAGACG GTGCAGAACGACAGTGGCCCTGCGGCTCCCCAGCCTACCACTGGGCCCCCTGCTGCTTCTCCAG CCTCCGAGAGCCAGAACGGGAATGGACTGAGCACCCCGACAGGTCCTGGCGGTGGCCCACACCCGCCTcacactccctcccacccccccagcaCCCGAATTACCCGAAGCCAGCCCAACCACGCACCTGCTGGCGCCCCCGGCCCCTCCAGCAACGCCGTCAGCAACGGCAAAGAGACCCGGAGGAGCAGCAAGAGATAG